In a single window of the Cupriavidus basilensis genome:
- a CDS encoding dihydrolipoamide acetyltransferase family protein yields MKIFKLPDLGEGLQEAEITEWHVKPGDTVAADQPLVSVETAKAIVEIPSPYAGQVAKLFAQPGEIVHLGAPLAGFEGAGGQEDAGAVVGDVKVGTQVVAEAPAALSRGGGAVRAVPAVRALARQLDVDLAMVTPTSADGIISAADVRRVAATLADLGPPEVLRGVRRAMAQNMARAQSEVAAATVIDDADIHAWAPGTDTTIRLVRALVAGCRAEPGLNAWYESQTGRRHVPARIDVGIAVDLPEGLFVPVLRDTGKRDAADLRRGLDRMRADVRARTIAPEEMRGNTITLSNFGMIAGKYAAPIVVPPTVAILGAGRIHDAVVAAGGMPVVHRILPLSLTFDHRVVTGGEAARFLAAVIADLALAA; encoded by the coding sequence ATGAAGATCTTCAAGTTGCCCGACCTGGGCGAAGGCCTGCAGGAAGCCGAGATCACCGAATGGCACGTCAAACCCGGTGACACGGTGGCGGCCGACCAGCCGCTGGTTTCGGTCGAGACCGCCAAGGCGATCGTCGAGATACCGTCGCCCTACGCCGGGCAGGTTGCCAAGCTGTTTGCCCAGCCGGGCGAGATCGTGCACCTTGGCGCGCCGCTGGCGGGCTTCGAAGGCGCAGGCGGGCAAGAGGACGCGGGCGCGGTGGTGGGCGATGTCAAAGTCGGCACGCAGGTGGTCGCGGAAGCGCCCGCCGCCCTGTCCCGTGGCGGCGGCGCGGTGCGGGCCGTGCCGGCCGTGCGCGCCCTGGCGCGCCAGCTCGACGTGGACCTGGCGATGGTCACCCCAACGAGCGCGGACGGCATCATCAGCGCCGCCGATGTGCGCCGCGTTGCCGCGACGCTGGCGGACCTGGGGCCGCCGGAAGTCCTGCGCGGCGTGCGGCGCGCCATGGCGCAGAACATGGCGCGCGCCCAAAGCGAGGTCGCCGCGGCAACCGTGATCGACGACGCCGATATCCATGCCTGGGCGCCCGGCACCGACACCACCATCCGGCTGGTGCGCGCACTGGTTGCCGGCTGCCGCGCCGAGCCCGGCCTCAACGCCTGGTATGAAAGCCAGACCGGGCGCCGCCATGTGCCGGCGCGGATCGACGTGGGGATTGCGGTCGACCTGCCCGAAGGCCTGTTCGTGCCGGTGCTGCGCGATACCGGCAAGCGCGACGCGGCAGACCTGCGGCGCGGCCTGGACCGCATGCGCGCGGATGTGCGTGCGCGCACGATCGCCCCCGAGGAGATGCGCGGCAACACCATCACGTTGTCCAACTTCGGCATGATCGCCGGCAAGTACGCGGCGCCGATCGTGGTGCCGCCAACCGTCGCCATCCTCGGCGCCGGCCGTATCCACGATGCGGTGGTTGCGGCCGGCGGCATGCCCGTCGTGCACCGGATCCTGCCGCTCAGCCTGACCTTCGATCATCGGGTGGTCACAGGCGGCGAGGCCGCGCGCTTCCTGGCGGCCGTGATCGCGGACCTGGCGCTGGCGGCCTAG
- a CDS encoding alpha-ketoacid dehydrogenase subunit beta, with product MAEINLVEAVNQALAHALEHDPRVVLLGEDIGVNGGVFRATAGLQARFGAERVIDTPLAESGIAGAAIGMAAMGLAPVAEIQFTGFIYPAIDHIINHAGRLRHRTRGRLSCPMVLRSPYGAGIHAPEHHSESPEAMFAHIPGIRVVIPSTPARAYGLLLAAVRDPDPVVFLEPTRLYRLFREEVPDSGEALPLDTCFTLRDGDDITLVSWGAMLQETLAAADLLLDEGIAAAVIDVATLKPLDMDTILESVTRTGRCVIVHEAPRCAGFGAEIAANLADAGLYSLAAPVQRVTGYDTVVPMARLEYTYLPSVARIADAARKAMAA from the coding sequence ATGGCTGAAATCAATCTGGTCGAAGCCGTCAACCAGGCGCTGGCTCATGCGCTGGAACACGACCCGCGCGTGGTGCTGCTCGGTGAGGACATTGGCGTGAATGGCGGTGTGTTTCGCGCCACGGCGGGGCTGCAAGCCCGTTTTGGCGCGGAGCGCGTGATCGATACGCCGCTGGCCGAGTCCGGTATCGCCGGGGCCGCGATCGGCATGGCGGCCATGGGGCTGGCGCCAGTTGCGGAAATCCAGTTCACCGGTTTTATCTACCCGGCCATCGACCACATCATCAATCATGCCGGCCGCCTGCGCCACCGCACGCGCGGCAGGCTGAGCTGCCCGATGGTGTTGCGCTCGCCTTATGGCGCCGGCATCCATGCGCCGGAGCATCACTCCGAAAGCCCCGAGGCGATGTTTGCCCATATCCCCGGCATCCGGGTGGTGATACCGTCCACCCCGGCGCGTGCCTATGGCCTGCTGCTGGCGGCCGTGCGCGACCCCGACCCGGTGGTGTTCCTCGAACCCACCCGGCTCTACCGCCTGTTCCGCGAGGAAGTACCGGACAGTGGCGAGGCGCTGCCGCTCGATACCTGCTTCACACTGCGCGACGGCGACGACATCACGCTGGTGAGCTGGGGGGCGATGCTGCAAGAAACGCTCGCCGCGGCTGACCTGCTGCTGGACGAAGGCATCGCCGCCGCCGTCATCGACGTCGCCACGCTCAAGCCGCTCGACATGGACACCATACTGGAATCGGTCACCAGGACGGGCCGCTGCGTCATCGTCCACGAGGCGCCCCGCTGCGCCGGCTTCGGTGCCGAGATCGCGGCGAACCTCGCCGATGCGGGGCTGTACTCGCTGGCGGCGCCGGTGCAGCGCGTCACCGGCTACGACACCGTGGTGCCGATGGCCAGGCTCGAGTACACGTACCTGCCCAGCGTGGCGCGGATTGCCGACGCGGCCCGCAAGGCCATGGCCGCCTGA
- the pdhA gene encoding pyruvate dehydrogenase (acetyl-transferring) E1 component subunit alpha, which yields MATVATFDIEYTQFLDPQGEPTQALPAFALDPEALFPLYRAMVLTRQFDLKAIALQRTGQIGTFASALGQEAVGVGVASAMRAQDVLVPSYRDHAAQFQRGVSMTESLLYWGGDERGNAFAAAPHDFANCVPIGNQVCHAAGIAYAMKLRREPRAAVCLLGDGGTSKGDFYEGMNMAGAWHAPLVLVVNNNQWAISMPRSQQTAAQTLAQKAIAAGIPGLQVDGNDVVAVRQLTLDALERARSGGGATLIEAITYRLGDHTTADDASRYRDSEQVRQHWLLEPVARLRNYLLRLGAWDAAREDALAKDCAAQVAAAVQAYLATPLPETAAMFDYLYASLPKALAGQVATAHRFAPGARGKDNEDKSEQDHG from the coding sequence ATGGCGACCGTCGCGACATTCGACATCGAGTACACGCAGTTTCTCGATCCACAAGGTGAGCCGACCCAAGCGCTGCCTGCATTTGCGCTCGATCCAGAGGCCCTTTTCCCGCTCTACCGGGCCATGGTGCTCACCCGCCAGTTCGACCTCAAGGCCATTGCGCTGCAGCGCACCGGACAGATCGGCACGTTCGCCTCGGCGCTTGGCCAGGAGGCTGTCGGCGTTGGCGTTGCCAGCGCCATGCGCGCGCAGGACGTGCTCGTGCCGTCCTACCGCGATCACGCCGCGCAGTTCCAGCGCGGCGTCTCCATGACCGAGAGCCTGCTGTATTGGGGTGGCGACGAGCGCGGCAATGCGTTCGCGGCGGCGCCGCATGATTTTGCGAACTGCGTGCCTATCGGCAACCAGGTCTGCCACGCTGCCGGCATCGCCTACGCGATGAAGCTGCGCCGCGAGCCGCGCGCCGCGGTTTGCCTGCTCGGGGACGGCGGCACGTCAAAGGGCGATTTCTACGAAGGCATGAATATGGCGGGCGCCTGGCATGCGCCGCTCGTGCTGGTCGTCAACAACAACCAGTGGGCGATCTCCATGCCGCGCAGCCAGCAGACCGCCGCGCAGACGCTCGCGCAAAAGGCCATCGCGGCCGGTATCCCTGGGCTGCAGGTGGATGGCAACGATGTCGTGGCGGTGCGCCAGCTCACGCTCGACGCGCTGGAGCGGGCGCGCAGCGGTGGCGGCGCCACGCTGATCGAGGCGATCACCTACCGGCTTGGCGACCACACCACGGCGGACGATGCCTCGCGCTACCGCGACAGCGAACAGGTCAGGCAGCACTGGCTGCTGGAGCCGGTGGCCAGGCTGCGCAACTATCTGCTGCGGCTTGGCGCATGGGATGCGGCACGCGAAGACGCGCTTGCCAAGGATTGCGCGGCGCAAGTGGCGGCCGCGGTGCAGGCCTACCTGGCAACGCCCCTGCCGGAAACGGCAGCGATGTTCGATTACCTGTATGCCAGCCTGCCCAAGGCGCTGGCGGGGCAAGTGGCGACCGCGCATCGCTTTGCTCCGGGTGCCCGGGGCAAGGACAACGAAGACAAGAGCGAGCAGGATCATGGCTGA
- a CDS encoding EAL domain-containing protein: MKVGDTDDTCARLAAALDGGLLRPAFQPLICFETGAIVGFEVLARWTDPATGPVSPVTFISIAESCGLIDRLTSHIVRTACAQAVGWGQGFVLAFNVSPVQLRDKAVVALIADAVTQTGFPLERIQIEITEGAMETDVELARAIIDDLKALGIGIALDDFGTGYASLTRLHALPFDEIKIDASFVRGMLDDQECRRIVTAIVGLGHSIGMRVVAEGVEREEHATILRKLGCDIGQGWLWARALQPEWIPALIQRLGLRAPEPRPLDRSPYQRLHQLEALYVGAPVGLCFLDTRLRHVHVNGRYAEMFGTQADALVGAQLCAACMSEAGRSVCSLAHAVLAMETHSPMEREIAANGEVYLVVGQRVNDDIGDVIGVSLVAIGISARKRAELALRESEEHFRCSVELSPHIAWAADPDGTLCYISPNFRDSAGCAMQDRIDAWRATVHPDDQLRIRAEWLAWIPSGQPFATRFRIQWPDGSWRHMLSRAQPHIGANGAIDRWYGVVSDISAQAGMKLRIADLEDQVRALMAPVA; the protein is encoded by the coding sequence ATGAAAGTGGGAGACACGGACGACACCTGCGCAAGACTGGCAGCCGCGCTCGATGGCGGCTTGCTCCGGCCGGCATTCCAGCCATTGATCTGCTTCGAAACCGGCGCCATCGTCGGCTTCGAGGTGCTCGCCCGCTGGACGGACCCTGCAACGGGCCCGGTTTCCCCCGTTACCTTTATATCGATCGCGGAGTCGTGCGGGCTTATCGATCGCCTGACTTCCCATATCGTGCGCACGGCGTGCGCGCAGGCCGTGGGCTGGGGCCAGGGCTTTGTGCTGGCGTTTAACGTGTCTCCGGTGCAATTGCGCGACAAGGCGGTCGTCGCGCTGATCGCGGACGCCGTCACGCAGACGGGATTCCCGCTGGAGCGCATACAGATCGAAATCACCGAGGGCGCCATGGAGACGGATGTGGAGCTCGCGCGTGCCATCATCGACGATCTGAAGGCGCTCGGCATCGGTATCGCGCTGGACGACTTTGGCACCGGCTATGCCAGCCTGACACGCCTGCATGCCCTGCCATTCGACGAGATCAAGATCGATGCCAGCTTTGTGCGCGGCATGCTCGACGACCAGGAGTGTCGCCGGATCGTGACGGCGATCGTGGGGCTGGGCCACAGCATCGGCATGCGTGTCGTCGCGGAAGGCGTGGAGCGCGAAGAGCATGCCACGATACTGCGCAAGCTGGGATGCGACATCGGCCAGGGATGGCTGTGGGCACGGGCGCTGCAACCGGAGTGGATTCCCGCGCTGATCCAGCGGCTTGGCTTGCGCGCGCCGGAGCCGCGGCCGTTGGACCGTTCGCCGTATCAGCGCCTGCATCAGCTGGAGGCGCTTTATGTCGGCGCGCCAGTCGGCCTGTGCTTCCTGGACACGCGCTTGCGGCATGTGCATGTCAACGGGCGCTATGCGGAAATGTTCGGCACCCAGGCGGACGCCCTTGTCGGCGCCCAGCTCTGCGCGGCCTGCATGTCCGAAGCCGGCAGATCGGTCTGCTCGCTGGCGCATGCCGTGCTTGCCATGGAGACGCACTCTCCGATGGAGCGCGAGATTGCCGCGAACGGCGAGGTCTACCTGGTGGTCGGCCAGCGCGTCAACGATGACATCGGGGACGTGATTGGCGTCTCCCTCGTTGCCATTGGCATCTCGGCGCGCAAACGGGCCGAGCTGGCCTTGCGGGAAAGCGAGGAGCATTTCCGCTGCTCGGTCGAGCTGAGCCCCCATATTGCGTGGGCGGCGGACCCTGATGGCACGCTGTGCTATATCAGCCCGAACTTCCGCGACAGCGCAGGGTGCGCCATGCAGGACCGCATCGACGCCTGGCGTGCCACGGTCCATCCTGATGACCAGTTGCGCATCCGGGCAGAGTGGCTTGCCTGGATCCCGAGCGGCCAGCCATTCGCGACCCGGTTCCGCATCCAGTGGCCGGACGGCAGCTGGCGCCACATGCTGAGCCGTGCCCAGCCGCATATCGGTGCGAATGGCGCGATCGATCGCTGGTATGGCGTCGTCAGCGATATCAGCGCGCAAGCCGGCATGAAGCTGCGGATCGCGGATCTTGAGGACCAGGTTCGTGCCCTGATGGCGCCCGTGGCATAG
- a CDS encoding Lrp/AsnC family transcriptional regulator, which translates to MDETKLRTKTEHPVPHSEALDRTDKAILRTLQRDASISNVALAAKVSLSPPACLRRVERLKELGLIRGIVALLNPAALDAGMLVMIGVVLDRSTPESFSEFEKAAQQVSGCMECHVVTGEFDYFMMLRTKDSESFNRLHAEQLLYLPGVRQIRSFMVLKQVLSTTQFPI; encoded by the coding sequence ATGGACGAAACAAAATTGCGCACCAAAACCGAGCACCCCGTGCCGCATTCCGAGGCATTGGATCGCACCGATAAAGCCATCCTGCGCACGCTCCAGCGCGACGCGTCCATCTCGAATGTGGCGCTGGCAGCCAAAGTCAGCCTGAGCCCGCCAGCCTGCCTGCGGCGCGTGGAGCGGCTCAAGGAACTCGGGCTGATTCGCGGGATCGTGGCGCTGCTGAACCCGGCCGCGCTGGACGCGGGGATGCTGGTGATGATCGGCGTGGTGCTGGACCGGTCCACGCCGGAATCCTTCTCCGAGTTCGAGAAGGCCGCCCAGCAGGTCTCCGGCTGCATGGAGTGCCACGTGGTGACGGGCGAGTTCGACTACTTCATGATGCTGCGCACCAAGGACAGCGAGAGCTTCAATCGCCTCCATGCGGAGCAACTGCTGTATCTGCCGGGGGTCCGCCAGATACGCTCGTTCATGGTGCTCAAGCAGGTGCTGTCGACGACGCAGTTTCCGATCTGA
- a CDS encoding 1-aminocyclopropane-1-carboxylate deaminase, with protein sequence MNLKRFPRHQLTFGPTPIQPLKRLSAHLGGKVDLYAKREDCNSGLAFGGNKTRKLEYIIPDALAQGCDTLVSIGGIQSNQTRQVAAVAAHLGLKCVLVQEDWVNYSDAVYDRVGNIQMSRIMGADVRLVSDGFDIGIRKSWEEAMESVRQAGGKPYPIPAGCSEHPLGGLGFVGFAEEVRAQEAELGFRFDYVVVCSVTGSTQAGMVVGFAADGRANRVIGIDASAKPAQTRAQILRIARNTAHLVDLGRDITDDDVVLDTRYGGPEYGLPSDETLEAIRMSAKLEGMMTDPVYEGKSMQGMIDMVRRGEFPEGAKVLYAHLGGAPALSAYSFLFRNG encoded by the coding sequence ATGAATCTCAAACGCTTTCCCCGCCACCAGCTGACGTTCGGCCCCACGCCCATCCAGCCGCTCAAGCGCCTGAGCGCGCATCTCGGCGGCAAGGTCGACCTCTATGCCAAGCGTGAGGACTGCAACAGCGGCCTGGCGTTTGGCGGCAACAAGACGCGCAAGCTCGAATACATCATTCCGGACGCGCTCGCCCAGGGGTGTGACACGCTCGTCTCCATCGGCGGCATCCAGTCCAACCAGACGCGCCAGGTGGCTGCCGTGGCGGCGCATCTCGGCCTGAAGTGCGTGCTGGTGCAGGAGGACTGGGTGAACTACTCCGATGCCGTCTATGACCGCGTTGGCAATATCCAGATGTCCCGCATCATGGGCGCGGACGTGCGCCTGGTCAGCGATGGCTTCGATATCGGGATCCGCAAGAGCTGGGAAGAGGCCATGGAGAGCGTGCGCCAGGCGGGCGGCAAGCCCTACCCGATCCCCGCAGGGTGTTCCGAGCATCCGCTGGGCGGCCTGGGCTTTGTCGGTTTTGCGGAAGAAGTGCGCGCACAGGAAGCCGAGCTCGGTTTCAGGTTCGACTATGTCGTGGTCTGCTCGGTGACCGGCAGCACGCAGGCTGGCATGGTGGTCGGCTTTGCCGCCGATGGCCGGGCCAACCGTGTGATCGGCATTGACGCATCGGCCAAGCCGGCGCAGACCCGGGCGCAGATCCTGCGCATTGCCCGCAACACCGCGCATCTGGTCGACCTCGGCCGCGATATCACCGACGACGACGTGGTGCTCGACACGCGCTACGGCGGGCCGGAGTATGGCTTGCCATCCGATGAGACGCTCGAAGCCATCCGGATGAGTGCCAAGCTCGAAGGCATGATGACCGATCCGGTCTACGAAGGGAAATCGATGCAGGGCATGATCGACATGGTTCGCCGCGGCGAATTTCCGGAAGGCGCCAAGGTGCTCTACGCCCACCTGGGCGGTGCCCCGGCGCTGAGCGCTTATAGCTTCCTGTTCCGCAACGGCTGA
- a CDS encoding LysR family transcriptional regulator — MTFDLRQLKAFTTIVASGSLGRAADALHVTQPALSRTIKRLEDELGAPLFERHTKGMQLTAVGSALLPHATLLQREAEHAREEIDAMRGLAKGTIKVGAVGSIASLVLPLAVGRVTKAWPNLRVEITEGVWDRLAQSLIRHEIDLALSICAPDTDEIEAIADCRWEDRSYVVAAPGHPLRRKPALTLADTLEQQWAIPPRGTGPFEHMRQVFAAQGLGLPNIVVETRSVTALKSLVAQSGFLSWMAEPMVEAERKAGVIDILDIPGGVGTRTLTAFRRRQGILPGPAVKLLEALRQLTAA; from the coding sequence ATGACTTTTGATCTGCGCCAGCTCAAGGCCTTCACCACCATCGTCGCCAGCGGCAGCCTGGGCCGGGCCGCCGACGCGCTGCACGTGACCCAGCCCGCACTAAGCCGCACCATCAAGCGGCTGGAGGACGAGCTTGGCGCACCGCTGTTCGAGCGGCACACCAAGGGCATGCAGCTCACCGCGGTGGGCAGCGCCCTGCTCCCCCATGCCACGCTGCTGCAGCGCGAGGCCGAGCACGCGCGTGAGGAGATCGATGCCATGCGCGGCCTGGCCAAGGGCACCATCAAGGTGGGCGCGGTGGGCAGCATCGCCAGCCTGGTGCTGCCGCTGGCGGTTGGCCGGGTCACCAAGGCGTGGCCGAACCTGCGCGTGGAGATTACGGAGGGCGTGTGGGACCGGCTGGCGCAAAGCCTGATCCGGCATGAGATCGACCTGGCGCTCAGCATCTGCGCGCCGGACACCGACGAGATCGAGGCCATTGCCGACTGCCGGTGGGAGGACCGCAGCTACGTGGTGGCAGCGCCGGGCCACCCGCTGCGGCGCAAGCCGGCACTGACCCTGGCCGATACCCTTGAGCAGCAATGGGCCATCCCGCCCCGGGGCACCGGGCCGTTCGAGCACATGCGGCAGGTGTTTGCGGCGCAGGGGCTGGGCCTGCCGAACATCGTGGTGGAGACACGTTCGGTGACCGCGCTGAAGAGCCTGGTCGCGCAATCCGGCTTTCTGAGCTGGATGGCCGAGCCGATGGTGGAGGCCGAGCGCAAGGCCGGCGTGATCGACATTCTGGACATTCCCGGCGGGGTCGGCACGCGTACGCTGACGGCCTTCCGGCGGCGCCAGGGCATCCTGCCCGGCCCCGCGGTCAAGCTGCTGGAAGCACTGCGCCAGTTGACCGCGGCTTGA
- the mdlC gene encoding benzoylformate decarboxylase, translating into MTGSTTTVAGAARNATSATSATSTVRDAVIDLLRQLGITSVFANPGSTELPMFRDFPADFRYVLGLQEAVVVGMADGFAQASRNASLVNLHSAAGVGNAMGNIFTAFKNRTPMIVTAGQQARSILPFDPFLSSAQATELAKPYVKWSIEPARAADVPLAIARAYYVAMQEPRGPVLVSIPVDDWDQPAERVAARTVSHTVRPDPEAIARVGVALDACERPAFVVGGQVDRAGAWDDVVRLAETHNARVYVAPMSGRCAFPEDHRLFAGFLPAMREKIVGLLGGHDLILVLGAPAFTYHVEGAGPHVPQGATLYQLIDDPAIAAWTPVGASVVGNIRLGVLDLLARPAPRARPLPAPRQPRARAEPTRLMSTAYVLQTLAEVRNAADIVVEEAPSARPVMQGYLPFTQSGTFYTMDSGGLGYGMPAAVGVALARPGARVIALIGDGSSMYAIQAIWSAVQLKLPITFVILNNARYAALQDFAPEFGFAPADPVQGTDLPGIDFVALAKGMGCEGVRVRDAERLRDALADALRSPTAMLVEVEVA; encoded by the coding sequence ATGACCGGTAGCACGACAACCGTGGCGGGCGCCGCGCGTAACGCAACCAGCGCAACCAGCGCAACCAGCACCGTGCGCGACGCCGTGATCGACCTGCTGCGCCAGCTTGGCATCACTTCGGTGTTTGCCAATCCTGGCTCGACCGAGTTGCCGATGTTCCGGGATTTCCCCGCCGACTTCCGCTACGTGCTCGGGCTGCAGGAGGCGGTGGTGGTGGGCATGGCCGATGGTTTTGCGCAGGCCAGCCGCAATGCGTCGCTGGTCAACCTGCATTCGGCGGCTGGCGTGGGCAACGCCATGGGCAATATCTTCACCGCGTTCAAGAACCGCACGCCGATGATCGTCACGGCGGGCCAGCAGGCGCGCTCGATCCTGCCGTTCGATCCCTTCCTGTCGTCTGCCCAGGCCACCGAGCTGGCCAAGCCCTACGTCAAGTGGAGCATCGAGCCGGCGCGCGCCGCGGATGTGCCGCTGGCCATCGCACGCGCCTATTACGTGGCGATGCAGGAGCCGCGTGGCCCCGTGCTGGTCTCGATCCCGGTGGACGACTGGGACCAGCCGGCGGAGCGCGTGGCCGCGCGCACGGTGAGCCATACGGTGCGGCCGGACCCGGAGGCGATTGCGCGCGTTGGCGTGGCGCTGGATGCCTGTGAGCGGCCTGCCTTTGTCGTCGGCGGGCAGGTCGACCGCGCCGGCGCATGGGACGACGTGGTACGCCTGGCCGAGACGCACAATGCGCGCGTCTATGTGGCACCGATGTCCGGTCGCTGCGCGTTCCCGGAAGACCATCGCCTGTTCGCCGGTTTCCTGCCCGCCATGCGCGAGAAGATCGTCGGCCTGCTGGGCGGGCACGACCTGATCCTGGTGCTGGGCGCGCCGGCCTTTACCTATCATGTGGAAGGCGCTGGCCCGCACGTGCCGCAGGGTGCCACGCTGTATCAGCTGATCGACGATCCCGCCATCGCCGCCTGGACGCCGGTGGGCGCATCGGTGGTGGGCAATATCCGGCTCGGCGTGCTTGACCTGCTGGCGCGGCCCGCGCCCAGGGCGCGCCCGCTGCCTGCTCCGCGCCAGCCGCGTGCGCGTGCCGAACCGACGCGGCTGATGTCCACCGCCTATGTGCTCCAGACCCTGGCCGAGGTGCGCAACGCCGCCGACATCGTGGTGGAAGAAGCGCCCAGCGCGCGTCCCGTCATGCAGGGCTACCTGCCGTTCACGCAAAGCGGCACCTTCTACACCATGGATAGCGGTGGCCTGGGCTACGGCATGCCCGCCGCCGTTGGCGTGGCGCTGGCGCGGCCGGGGGCGCGCGTCATCGCGCTGATCGGCGACGGCTCCAGCATGTACGCGATCCAGGCCATCTGGAGCGCGGTCCAGCTCAAGCTGCCGATCACCTTCGTGATCCTCAACAACGCGCGCTACGCCGCGCTGCAGGACTTCGCGCCAGAGTTTGGCTTTGCCCCGGCCGATCCGGTGCAGGGCACGGACCTGCCGGGGATCGATTTCGTGGCGCTGGCCAAGGGGATGGGTTGCGAAGGCGTGCGGGTGCGCGACGCTGAGCGATTGCGCGATGCCCTGGCCGACGCGTTGCGCTCGCCAACGGCGATGCTGGTGGAGGTTGAGGTGGCATGA
- a CDS encoding aldehyde dehydrogenase, whose product MQKISLLIDGQQRQAGNGATFERRNPLDGEIATIAPAATVADALSAVDAAAAAFDAWAAIGPSERRALLTKAAHALEARSEAFAAAMAAETGASAMWAGFNVHLAAAGLLEAASLTTQIHGEVIPSDVPGSLAMGVRQPAGVVLGMAPWNAPVILAVRAVALPLACGNTVVLKGSEICPATHGLIIEAMQEAGLPRGVVNFVTNAPADAGELVEAMIAHPAVRRVNFTGSTRVGKVIAASCARHLKPVVLELGGKAPLLVLDDADIDAAVAGAAFGAFANSGQICMSTERIIVDNKIADAFVAQLAAKARALPLGDPRKGPVVLGSVVDMSTVARCNALIDDALAKGATLLCGGKADSTLMPATLLDHVTPRMRIYAEESFGPVKPIVRVSGEAEAIACANDNEYGLSSAVFSRDVARAMNVARRIQSGICHINGPTVHDEAQMPFGGVKSSGFGHFGGQAGIAEFTDLRWVTVQTTPRHYPF is encoded by the coding sequence ATGCAGAAGATTTCGTTGCTGATCGACGGCCAACAACGCCAGGCCGGCAATGGCGCCACCTTCGAGCGCCGCAATCCCCTGGACGGCGAGATAGCCACGATTGCCCCGGCCGCGACGGTCGCCGATGCGCTGTCGGCGGTGGACGCCGCTGCCGCAGCCTTCGACGCCTGGGCCGCCATCGGCCCGAGCGAGCGCCGCGCGTTGCTGACCAAGGCCGCGCATGCGCTGGAAGCCCGCAGCGAAGCCTTTGCTGCCGCGATGGCCGCCGAGACCGGCGCCTCCGCCATGTGGGCCGGCTTCAACGTGCACCTGGCCGCGGCCGGCCTGCTTGAAGCGGCCAGCCTGACCACGCAGATCCATGGCGAGGTCATTCCGTCGGACGTGCCGGGCAGCCTGGCCATGGGCGTGCGCCAGCCGGCCGGTGTGGTCCTCGGCATGGCGCCCTGGAACGCTCCGGTCATCCTGGCCGTGCGCGCCGTCGCCTTGCCGCTGGCCTGCGGCAATACCGTGGTGCTGAAGGGGTCGGAGATCTGTCCGGCCACGCACGGCTTGATCATCGAAGCCATGCAGGAGGCCGGCCTGCCCAGGGGCGTGGTGAACTTCGTCACCAATGCGCCGGCCGATGCGGGCGAACTGGTGGAAGCCATGATCGCCCATCCGGCGGTACGGCGCGTGAACTTCACCGGGTCCACGCGCGTGGGCAAGGTCATCGCCGCCAGTTGCGCCAGGCACTTGAAGCCGGTGGTGCTAGAGCTCGGCGGCAAGGCCCCGTTGCTGGTGCTGGACGATGCCGATATCGATGCCGCCGTCGCCGGCGCCGCCTTTGGCGCATTTGCCAATTCCGGCCAGATCTGCATGTCGACCGAGCGCATCATCGTCGACAACAAGATCGCGGACGCCTTTGTCGCGCAACTGGCGGCCAAGGCCCGCGCGCTGCCGCTGGGCGACCCGCGCAAAGGGCCGGTGGTGCTGGGCTCCGTGGTGGACATGAGCACGGTTGCGCGCTGCAACGCCTTGATCGACGATGCCTTGGCCAAGGGCGCGACGCTGTTGTGCGGCGGCAAGGCGGACAGCACCCTGATGCCGGCCACGCTGCTCGATCACGTCACGCCGCGGATGCGGATCTATGCGGAGGAGTCGTTCGGCCCGGTCAAGCCCATCGTGCGCGTCAGCGGCGAGGCCGAGGCCATCGCCTGCGCCAACGACAACGAGTACGGGCTGTCGTCGGCCGTATTCAGCCGCGACGTGGCGCGGGCCATGAACGTGGCCAGGCGCATTCAATCCGGCATCTGCCATATCAATGGCCCGACGGTGCACGACGAGGCGCAGATGCCCTTCGGCGGTGTGAAGAGCAGCGGCTTTGGCCATTTTGGCGGGCAGGCCGGCATTGCCGAGTTCACGGACCTGCGCTGGGTCACCGTGCAGACGACGCCGCGCCACTACCCGTTCTAG